The Astatotilapia calliptera chromosome 17, fAstCal1.2, whole genome shotgun sequence genome has a segment encoding these proteins:
- the angptl3 gene encoding angiopoietin-related protein 3 → MKVFFLLLVLTSSTVAAPLEASGRQEHPTLPSQASTIAPIQPEPRSRFAMLDDVRLLANGLLQLGQSLREFVHKTKAQINDIFQKLNIFDRSFYQLSVVTSEIKEEEEELKKTTSYLKANNEEIKNLSLEINSKINNILQERTQLQSKVGNLEERLKGLSQSMVPADQLSEITSLKEVIEAQDKTIGNLLKAVKEQHDQLDYQKIKIKNLEEKLSYESFQDTADKLMDSDYETLDMFEYLKGNSTGLETSDFPMDCTDVFNKGETNSGVYVIKPNQSEPFNVFCEMSSEGGSTVIQRRVDGSVDFDQTWEKYEKGFGDLEKDFWLGLKKIHSITQEGVYILRVDLEDWKEEKHWAEYRFSLEGPSKDYSLRVSHFSGDLPDTMANCTGMRFATKDRNTDSNQNSNCARSSTGGWWLNACGETNLNARHVWLRPKGRLMRRKGIHWRPTTGSSYSLKMTKISIRQASTADISN, encoded by the exons ATGAAGGTATTTTTCCTGTTGCTGGTGCTAACCAGTTCAACCGTAGCTGCCCCCCTGGAAGCCTCGGGGAGACAAGAACACCCGACCCTGCCTTCCCAGGCTTCCACCATAGCACCGATCCAACCCGAACCCAGGTCTCGCTTTGCCATGCTGGACGATGTTCGCCTACTAGCAAACGGCCTCCTCCAGTTAGGCCAGAGTTTACGAGAGTTCGTCCACAAGACCAAGGCACAGATCAACGACATCTTCCAAAAGCTCAATATTTTTGACCGCTCTTTTTACCAGCTCTCAGTCGTCACATCGGAGattaaagaggaagaggaagagctcAAGAAGACCACTAGCTATTTGAAGGCCAACAATGAGGAGATCAAGAATTTGTCACTGGAAATCAACTCGAAGATCAACAACATTCTGCAGGAGCGCACACAACTGCAGAGCAAGGTGGGGAACCTTGAAGAAAGACTGAAGGGCTTGTCGCAGAGCATGGTCCCTGCCGATCAGCTTAGTGAAATCACATCTCTCAAG GAAGTGATTGAAGCTCAAGATAAAACAATTGGCAATCTTCTGAAAGCTGTGAAGGAGCAACATGATCAGCTGGACTACcagaaaataaagattaaaaaccTGGAGGAAAAG CTCAGCTATGAGAGTTTTCAAGATACAGCTGATAAACTAATGGACTCTGACTACGAAACTCTTGATATGTTTGAATATCTGAAAGGAAACTCAACTGGCCTGGAAACAAGTG attttcccATGGACTGCACTGACGTGTTTAACAAAGGAGAAACAAATAGTGGTGTCTACGTTATCAAACCAAACCAATCAGAGCCGTTCAACGTTTTCTGTGAAATGAGTTCAG AAGGGGGTTCAACAGTCATCCAGCGCAGGGTTGATGGTTCGGTGGATTTTGATCAGACATGGGAAAAGTACGAAAAAGGTTTTGGAGATCTAGAAA AGGACTTCTGGCTGGGCCTAAAAAAGATTCACAGCATTACACAGGAAGGTGTTTACATCCTTCGTGTTGATTTGGAGGACTGGAAGGAGGAAAAACACTGGGCTGAATACCGCTTCTCACTGGAAGGTCCCTCCAAGGACTATAGTCTACGTGTCAGCCATTTCTCAGGTGACCTGCCTGATACCATGGCCAACTGCACCGGCATGAGATTTGCCacaaaagacagaaacacagacagcaaccaAAACTCCAACTGTGCACGCAGCTCCACAG GTGGCTGGTGGCTCAATGCTTGCGGTGAAACCAACCTTAATGCAAGGCATGTGTGGCTGAGACCAAAGGGGCGCTTGATGAGGAGGAAGGGCATTCACTGGAGGCCAACCACAGGCTCTTCCTACTCACTCAAGATGACCAAAATCTCCATTCGACAAGCTTCAACTGCTGATATCTCCAACTGA